A window of the Eschrichtius robustus isolate mEscRob2 chromosome 5, mEscRob2.pri, whole genome shotgun sequence genome harbors these coding sequences:
- the C5H2orf88 gene encoding small membrane A-kinase anchor protein, translated as MGCMKSKQTFPFPTTLESEKRHESEENFMPEERFLLRMPSLVNVKEEVKEPLGPEIVVFEFAHRLSQEILSDALQQWAGNHLKYYDIPYIESEGP; from the coding sequence ATGGGCTGCATGAAATCAAAGCAAACTTTCCCATTTCCCACCACACTCGAGAGTGAGAAGAGGCATGAGAGTGAAGAAAACTTTATGCCTGAAGAGAGATTTCTACTCAGGATGCCTTCTCTAGTTAATGTCAAAGAGGAAGTGAAGGAACCCCTAGGGCCTGAAATTGTGGTCTTTGAATTTGCACACCGCCTGTCCCAGGAAATCTTGAGTGATGCCTTGCAGCAGTGGGCTGGCAACCACCTCAAGTACTATGACATCCCATATATTGAAAGTGAGGGGCCTTGA